In one window of Bemisia tabaci chromosome 4, PGI_BMITA_v3 DNA:
- the LOC109035438 gene encoding uncharacterized protein — MIRTNIYVLFGLIIFVARVSSGPIPDDAKQTLEHKKPSLQEEISCFRDYMMRHYLDIPSKNLEKLKSDLDLIMGKMKEKHISVIPGKKEKTHFEPCPYKHEKEEAALRNFYKQHLRPGENFDGTEKKKTLQYVYSKLEDTWNAMPHKQKKYVMHQYAHLWRQTMESFMDRRYPLVEAHSHIKPPFDMTQQKRENSVIGLH, encoded by the exons ATGATTCGGACTAATATTTACGTTCTTTTCGGACTGATAATTTTCGTGGCTAGAGTTTCATCTGGACCTATTCCAGACGATGCAAAACAGACATTGGAACATAAAAAGC cTTCACTGCAGGAGGAAATCTCTTGCTTTAGGGATTATATGATGCGGCATTACTTGGATATTCCCTCAAAGAATCTAGAAAAGCTGAAAAGTGATCTGGATCTAATAATGGGCAAAATGAAG GAGAAACACATCTCAGTGATAccaggaaaaaaagagaaaacacaCTTTGAGCCTTGCCCATACaaacatgaaaaagaagaagctgCACTGAGAAATTTTTATAAGCAACACCTCAGACCtggagaaaattttgatg gaACTGAAAAGAAGAAGACTCTACAATATGTATATTCAAAATTGGAAGATACATGGAACGCAATGCCTCATAAACAGAAGAAATACGTCATGCACCAATACGCACATTTGTGGCGTCAGACTATG GAATCATTCATGGACAGACGTTATCCGCTAGTCGAAGCTCACTCTCACATCAAACCGCCTTTCGACATGACccaacaaaaaagagaaaattccgtgattGGGCTTCATTGA